AGTATACTTGAAATATTCAATCATCATCATTTGACACCAAAAGATTTATACAATTTCTTCATATATATGTTCCAAAAAGGTCTACCTAATTAAGCACACTAGTTCAActatttttactaaaaacaaGTATAGTAAATTACTTCCCATATTTACAACCATACAAAATATTCAAGTACTATAGACCCTTTCCTAATACATGCCACTTAAACCAACATTAAGAACCAAAATGACTACCGAGATGTTGATGATAGTGTGCTAGCTTCCGAGTCGGTCCAATTAAAGTAATGATTCCAAAAGTCTTACAAGAATAAATCAAACTAATAAGCATCAacaagcttagtaagttcgatataaatttcatttaataattcaccaaaaaatattcaattaaatgcAACTTCCAATACACCGGCACacagcctgctaggcacaaaggCCGAAAAATCACAGGCACAAAGCCTACTAGGCACTTAGCCCGAATAATCACCGGCATAAAGCTTGCTAGGCATTTAGCCTGAATAATCACCAGCACAAAATCTGCTAAGCACTTAGCCTGAATAATCACTGGCATAAAGCCTACTAGGCATTTAGCTTGAATAATCACCGTATTTTTATTTCGGTAAGCATAAGTCAATAAAATCCATAATTTGACGAATAATGAATAGTGTggaatattcaataaaatttatagtgaCCATGtaacgaacttacctggactgaaTCATAGaaattgtagaagtttagggACACTCCgttaattttccttttccctGGATATTTACggattcttgatctataatgtAAAATCCCTTaattattagcatatatttcatttcaaatccattttacaattaatgcccttttattatttaaaattacacaattaccccaaactttaacaatttttactatttagtcccttaaattataaattcatcaaattaactaattttctcaaATCAATAATTTAGCCAAATATTATAAGCCTTCAAACAGCCCCTAATAACACgtcaaattcactatcaaaccctaatattttgacatattcataattcaatcctaaaattaagatttaacaaaaatctcttcataaattcatcaaatagcATAATAAAGGCTCCAAATACCTagtattcataaaaaaaaaacttaatattaatcaatgaaaacttccaaaatttttatcaGAATTGAAAACGAAGGTAACggctagctagacctagttgcaacgatctcaaaaacataaaaattgcaagaaacgggtaaaaattaaactcatatgaaacaaaaatgaagaaacCGACATAGAGTCCCTCCTATGGTGGTTTCGGCcaaattttgaagaagaatGCATAGGaagctttaaaatttcaatttgttttgttttaatttcaagtaatttacaattttgccattataattactttatttttattattttgcattaaCATGCCTCCCCACTATATTACTTTAGGCATAATTATTACCTAAGTCCTTCCttcaatattaattaaaccatttcaTCACCTATTTGctttaatttgcatgttttgtacctttttcaatttagccatttttctttaattaactaccTAATCTTTAATATtgctaaactaaattttaatatgactctaatgactctataaatattctaaaaataatatttacgagtcaacaCGATGAAAATTTGTTGTCTCGAACCACTGTTCCGTCTTCATtgaaaatcaggctgttacatatGCATAATGATAACTAGTAAGTGTGTGAAGCAGAGTAAATATGCTACATACGCAATAatgatatgtataaaatattttctgaatGGGAAATTGAGTGTTAAGTATGTAGGTAAAGTCTAATATAAGAGAGTACGAATCAGTCAACTATGCAAATAAATTTGGGTAACTTCTGAGCAAAACATCCCTTGTGATGCCTCTAGGAGGGTAGTTAAGTTACTAACCAGATTGGCAGAtcacaatatgaaaataaatgtaagaCCGTGTGGCTGAGACCCATGGAATTGTGTGATACGAAACCACTCATGGTGTTGTTTCCAGTAAGATGAAGACTGGACTGGAAGATCACGACATGAGGAGGTGTAACTCCATGTAGTTGAGACCCATGGCATGATATGATAGTAAGAATATTCACGGTGATGCCTTTGGTAATATGTAAACCGGACTGGCAGATCATGACATGAAGATATGCATAAGTCCATGAGGGAGAAACTCGTGACACCTTCTATGAAAGTCTGCTGGGATAGTAAACACGTGATTCTGTATGTTGCCTGTGCGGTGTGATCTGCtaagcctttgtggcgtattctATATGGAAATTATGGCAAGTTTTGTATTGTCTCATTGGCGTACTCGGTGATGTTTGTGTGGTAGAATATGGTTATTCGCCTTTGTGGTAAGTTTTGGGTACGTTCTGAGAGTTCTTTGATagataattttatgataaggATATGATATGTATGAAGTTAATGTTGTTTGATTAGTTTGGTGGTGTAGTCGAATGAGTCTTAAGGGAAGTTTCCTGAAAGAAAATATGTATTTCTATTTTGAAAGAGGGTATCTGCCATAGTAGATTGCTAATTTCGAATATGAGTGTATTCGTAATTATGAGAGATATAAGTATTTTTCGATTTGAGTTTGTTTGAGCTATGTAGGGTTGAAATATGCGTTATCTAGTATCCGCTATATTTGAATAGTGTCATGTCTCATTCTGGGATTTTATGGAACTTGAGCTGTTTTTCGTCTTGGGTATTATTGTGTCTTGTAACAAATATATGTGGAATTTTTCTAAATGATCTAGATAGTTCGTTATCAATATGAGCATGGGTTGGGTTTTGAATTGGGATATGATTTGATTGATAGATTGATAATATCAAACTCAGCATGAGAATTAGCCAAACATGAATCCAGGAAGTAAGTATTCGCCCGTGAATTGTATCTATGAACAaccattttggaaaaatatattaagtgtTGGTTTGAAGAGAAAATTCGTAGGAAGTGAGCTCTGTAGAGATAttcctttgaaaaaaaaagataatagaATATTGTCTAATAAGATCTGAAGTCAACCAAGTAGTGAAGTGGAAGTTGATACATTAAGTATGATAGTTGGTGTATAAGTGCAAGTCCGATTTATGAAAGTGTCCACCCAAAATAGAAACGACATGGCGTATAGGCATATATCCaatattatgaaattacccACCAAGATATCCTGTATTAAAGCTCATTAAGTTCTCTTGAACTTACGAGTGCTTATTCTTATTTCAGGTGTTGCTATATGAATGAGTGCGCCAGGAGGGACAAGTCAGGAGTACGCCTTGGAAACAATGAGCTGATTATTATGCATACAAGGAACATCTTAAGAGTAGGGTGTATAGTAAGCTACGCTTTAAAGAGtctattattaatatgatttaaaatgttgTATACTGTTTTAAACATTgttgtaattatttgatattttcttaataaaaagaataatattaaaaaacaatacaAACTATGTTGAAAAAGATATTACACGCCAattgtttaaaatgttttgCAAAGTGTTTGTGCGTTGTAACATTTGATATTCGGACTTGATGAATCGAGTCAGGTAAAAATGTTACAATGAGTACTTGACTCTATTCTTTTATTGCCTCCATCACAACAAATTAAGCTCAAAATCTCTTTGAACTATGTATGAAGTCATgctctaatattaattaaaaagcaCATTGGATTGCCATTGTTTCAATTTGTTGTTGAATAGATGTTGGGACAAAACTGTGTTGTAAAGTTGAAACaagaaagtaaaagaataatagtAGTCTAAAACTGTTGACGTAGTTTGAATTAAATAATCCTACCTCTGCAAAGCCATGATCAAAGAATGAATCTGTTAAACAATTTATGGATACAACAGTTGATACAAGTTCAATACACTCAACATTCATAATGATAATTACAACCTGAACCTAACGTAATTATTTACCTCACTCTTCCCAAATAACCTTACTGaataaagtttttaataaatacttaTAATAACAATTGCCTTAGTAAATTCAACATATTATTGCATGATGATGACAATGGGTAGGAAGATTGCGCATGGCCTCTAGTTAAAATGTTTTTGTTGTCTTCTTTTTTACCAAAAAGAAGATCACCCCATATGTGCTTGACTTCCCAACAAGAATAGATTAAGCCCTTATCCTTAGTTAAATGgagacctaaaattacctccCGAAAATCCCATCTTAACATAATTCTATCTAGTTCTCCTTTTTAAGGTTACTTTAAATGAACgtttatttttaatgtagtgcttttaagttttttttattatctcaTACTAAGTTTTATAGtaatcttaaataaatgaaactaCTCGAATTGGTTGCTTTGtacgaaatataaaaataacattaataacaGCACAAGTTAAAGTATCAATCTATCATGATATGCTTCCATTGTTATTAAAATGTAGCTTATGTTGCCTCAAAAGtagttttttaattatgtttgatctgaaaataattaattggtttataattgtatttgtaaataaaaaatgaaaaaacaaaggCGATCCCTAGTAGAAGGTACTAGAAGAAACGCGTCTGATGATCTCCCATTgcattattgttttatttattaatttctgtGTTGTGGCGATTGctccaatttttattaattcaaaacaaaaacccCTAAGCAAGCAATCTCTCTAGAAACCCACTCTCCAGTCATTCTACACCATGGATGCGGCGAAACTGAACGAGTTGAAGAAGTTCATCCAACTCTGCAAATCTAGTCCTTCCATTCTTGATGATCCTTCCCTCTCCTTCTTCCGCGACTATCTCCAAaggtaatttttaattttcaacctCTCTCTCCCTCTTTCTATTTCACTCGTTAATAACAACTAATGCCTTCTCCGTTTATCAGTCTCGGAGCTAAGATCCCATCCTCGGCTGACACCGCCGCCGACTCCAAATCGGTAATCACTAATCAACTCTCACATTTCTCTCCTTCCCCTTCTACTAACTTCACTAATCTAAATGAGGATTTTGGTTTATAGAAGAGTTATGTGGTGGAGGAAAGCGACGAGGAGCTTGCGGATGCAGGAGTGAAAATTAATatagaagaagaggaagaggaagatgAGATTATCGAATCGGATATCGAGCTCGAAGGTGACACGGTTGAGCCTGATAATGAGCCTCCACAGAAGGTATTATCTTATCTTTCTAttaatttctgttttaatttcttttaagttaTTTCTCATTGTGTTGTTTTTGGTGCTCGTAGATGGGAGACCCTTCTGTGGAGGTTACCGATGATAACCTTGATGCTTCCCATTCAGCTAAGGCCAAAGCCATGGATGCCATTTCTGAAGGTAAATAATcacaacttaccatttatttacttatttttatttgtttgagttTGTATTATGCTAAATCATTGTAATGCAGGGAAGTTTGAGGAAGCTATTGAGAACCTGACACAGGCGATTTTGCTGAATCCGACTTCGGCAATCATGTATGGCACACGAGGTTAGCATTTCTTAGTTTAGCCTTATATTCTCCCTTTCCactagtatttttttttgttgacatGCATTCCTTATCTTTTTTAGAATGATTCTTATATTTGATAGAATGATTCAGTTGCTTCGTGGTCTTTTTTCTCCTTTCAGCCAGTGTTTACATTAAGATGAAAAAGCCCAATGCTGCTATTCGAGATGCCAATGCTGCTTTGGAGGTttgtgtgtatatgtatatatatgtttagcTTAGTATTGATCTGGTTTTTTTACTTGCttgtatgataaaataattaatggtAATCATGAACTTCGTTAACTGTGTGTCTTGGATTATTGGTTCATTCAAGGCAATATATGTAAGGGATTTCTGCTGAACATATTGTGTTCAATATGGTTTCATCTTGTTTTAGGGTTTTCCTGGAAATAGCAAGGCCGTATTTGagtaggaaataattttaattatcctCATTCATGTCTTGCAGATAAACCCAGATTCTGCTAAGGGCTACAAGTCTCGTGGCATTGCACGTGCAATGCTCGGTCAATGGGAAGATGCTGCCAAGGACCTACACATGGCATCAAAGCTGGATTATGATgaggaaataaaaaattggcTTAAGAAGGTTTGCTCTTATCTGTCCTTTTTCACCCTTCCCTTTGAAAGTTTCAGTCCATGCAGTATAATTGAAGAGATGAGATTTCAAAGACCAGAGCATGTCATGTGATTTTAAGCATAATTTGacacaatttggtcattttgtaCATCTGAATTATTGCATCACTATATGTGAGTGTAATTCTCTGCCACCAATGTTAGTATTTTTTGGCTGTACCTGCATCACTATATATGAGTGACAAGACCACTGTTGTTGGGTGTAATTCCTACTTTGACGGATCACATCGATTTCATTGATTAAACAGGTTGAACCCAACGCACACCGTATTGAGGAACACCGTAGGAAATATGATAGATTGCACAAAGAGAGAGAAGATAGAAAGATTGAGCGTGAGAGACGTCGTCGTCGTGCTCAAGCTCAGGTAATTTAATGCTTTTTCATCCCGTTATAATTTTacttcattattattttttgactTCGATTACATTTCATATTGTTCTCAAGGCTGAATATGAGAAGGCGAAGAAGCAGGAGCAATCATCCTCCAGTCGAAAACCTGGAGGCATGCCTGGTGGGTTTCCAGGTGGAATGCCTGGGGGTTTTCCCGGAGGTATGCCTGGAGGTATGCCTGGAGGTATGCCTGGAGGCATGCCGGGTGGCATGCCTGGAAATGTTGATTTTAGCAAGATATTGAGTGTAAGTGTTATTGAACttgcttttttctttcataGCAATCAATTCtatcatgaatatatatatgctattgCAATTTATTTTCTACACATAGTTTTAGGTTGGGATGACTGCAAGATATATATTTGCCACTTCTATATTGCTTGCTAAATACTCGGAAGATGTCAACAATTGTTATTTGgaaacttgttttttttatgtggTTCCTGATATTTTCATCAGGATCCCGAATTGATGGCAGCATTTAGTGATCCAGAAGTCATGGCTGCTCTTCAAGATGGTAGGCATTTTACTATGTTTGCTTCTTTTATTCTTGTGGTcgctcttttatttctttcctctCCTAGATCTGCAATTTATGGAGtgtttcatcattttcatccttcTACTATAGTTGCTTTTGATGAACTAGGACTATGCTTGCTAAGAAAACTCGAAAACATATTTTAGCTGCTCTTAGGATTTTATACTTGGTAGTGTTTAGCAAATACATTATTCTGTAAGGATGCAGTGCATAATTGGTCT
The Gossypium raimondii isolate GPD5lz chromosome 8, ASM2569854v1, whole genome shotgun sequence DNA segment above includes these coding regions:
- the LOC105792110 gene encoding FAM10 family protein At4g22670, encoding MDAAKLNELKKFIQLCKSSPSILDDPSLSFFRDYLQSLGAKIPSSADTAADSKSKSYVVEESDEELADAGVKINIEEEEEEDEIIESDIELEGDTVEPDNEPPQKMGDPSVEVTDDNLDASHSAKAKAMDAISEGKFEEAIENLTQAILLNPTSAIMYGTRASVYIKMKKPNAAIRDANAALEINPDSAKGYKSRGIARAMLGQWEDAAKDLHMASKLDYDEEIKNWLKKVEPNAHRIEEHRRKYDRLHKEREDRKIERERRRRRAQAQAEYEKAKKQEQSSSSRKPGGMPGGFPGGMPGGFPGGMPGGMPGGMPGGMPGGMPGNVDFSKILSDPELMAAFSDPEVMAALQDVMKNPANLAKHQANPKVAPVIAKMMSKFAGPK